In Mycolicibacterium phocaicum, one DNA window encodes the following:
- the ripD gene encoding NlpC/P60 family peptidoglycan-binding protein RipD, which translates to MRRMIVTLASAALLATPMAVAAPLASAPLASADTTWTGGTHRQAIDFVIQRALSQRGVPFVYGGGNANGPSLPPASVTTAAAPVAQPAPQVGLQPMGVTQPAAAPQTNALIPGLSGLFGQSPTASAITPAPTTPGFDASGLVQYAFAGVGIKLPRSSGEQYKVGRKITADQALPGDLLFYGPAGSQSVALFVGNGQMIEGTEPSVSLTQVRTNGMDPYLSRIIEWQ; encoded by the coding sequence ATGCGACGGATGATTGTGACGCTGGCGAGCGCAGCACTGCTGGCGACGCCCATGGCGGTGGCGGCCCCGCTGGCATCGGCGCCCCTCGCGTCCGCCGACACCACCTGGACCGGCGGCACCCACCGACAGGCCATCGACTTCGTCATCCAGCGCGCGCTGTCGCAGCGCGGGGTGCCGTTCGTCTACGGCGGCGGCAACGCCAATGGCCCGAGCCTGCCTCCGGCCAGCGTCACGACCGCGGCCGCCCCGGTCGCCCAGCCGGCGCCTCAGGTCGGCCTGCAGCCGATGGGCGTCACGCAGCCGGCGGCGGCGCCGCAGACCAACGCACTCATCCCCGGCCTGTCGGGTCTGTTCGGCCAGTCGCCCACGGCGAGCGCCATCACGCCGGCGCCGACCACGCCGGGCTTCGATGCCTCGGGCCTGGTCCAGTACGCGTTCGCCGGCGTCGGCATCAAGCTGCCCCGGTCGTCGGGCGAGCAGTACAAGGTCGGTCGCAAGATCACGGCGGACCAAGCCCTCCCCGGTGACCTGCTGTTCTACGGCCCGGCCGGCTCGCAGAGTGTCGCGCTGTTCGTCGGCAACGGCCAGATGATCGAAGGCACCGAGCCGTCCGTGTCGCTGACCCAGGTGCGCACCAACGGCATGGACCCGTACCTGAGCCGCATCATCGAGTGGCAGTAG
- the tpx gene encoding thiol peroxidase, which produces MAQITLRGNPINTVGDLPAVGSPAPAFALTGADLGPVTNEQFSGKSVVLNIFPSVDTPVCATSVRTFNERVSADGATVVNVSKDLPFAQKRFCGAEDIENVSTASAFRDSFGEDYGVTIADGPMAGLLARAIVVIGADGNVAYTELVPEIAQEPDYDAALAAAK; this is translated from the coding sequence ATGGCACAGATAACCCTGCGTGGAAACCCCATCAACACCGTCGGTGACCTGCCCGCTGTCGGCTCCCCGGCTCCTGCGTTCGCCTTGACCGGAGCCGACCTGGGGCCGGTGACCAACGAGCAGTTCAGCGGTAAGTCGGTGGTGCTCAACATCTTTCCGTCGGTCGACACCCCGGTGTGTGCCACCAGCGTGCGGACCTTCAACGAGCGGGTCTCGGCCGACGGCGCCACCGTCGTGAACGTGTCCAAGGATCTGCCGTTCGCCCAGAAGCGCTTCTGCGGCGCCGAGGACATCGAGAACGTCTCCACCGCCTCGGCGTTCCGCGACAGCTTTGGTGAGGACTACGGCGTGACCATCGCCGACGGACCCATGGCCGGTCTGCTCGCGCGCGCCATCGTCGTGATCGGCGCCGACGGCAACGTCGCGTACACCGAACTGGTGCCCGAGATCGCCCAGGAACCCGACTACGACGCGGCGCTGGCTGCCGCCAAGTAA
- a CDS encoding sensor histidine kinase — protein MQLRLPIPALSLRVIVVVAALSVVATVLIIGTWVWIGVTNDQYSQLDRRLDSLSSLPDVNTLLSIARQSPTGTPQSEGSLVQTVRIGAATVSMPADIVLPQFDAGYANTTINGVEYRVRTVTTGSASIALGAPLAEAQRQIRTLHIRILAICSGVILGTFLVGGSMWFVMINPFRKLAQQARQINAQSKPEEVHVRGVSEAVEIAEAVEGMLARIGEEQERTKAALESARDFASVASHELRTPLTAMRTNLEVLSTLDLEAEQRAEVIGDVMRTQSRIEATLTALERLAQGELTTADDLVPVDITELLDRAAHDAVRVYPDLNVALVPSPTVLMLGLPVGLRLVVDNAIANAVKHGGATRVQLSAVSSHDGVQIAIDDNGTGVPEHERDAVFHRFARGSTASHSGSGLGLALVAQQAELHGGTASLTQSPLGGARLLLELPAPRPHSD, from the coding sequence GTGCAGCTGCGATTACCGATACCGGCTTTGTCGTTGCGAGTGATCGTCGTTGTCGCCGCGTTGTCGGTGGTCGCGACGGTGCTGATCATCGGGACCTGGGTGTGGATCGGTGTCACCAACGACCAGTACAGCCAACTCGATCGCCGGCTGGACTCGCTGAGCAGTCTGCCGGACGTCAACACCCTGCTGAGCATCGCCAGGCAGAGCCCCACCGGCACGCCGCAGTCCGAGGGCTCACTCGTGCAGACCGTCCGCATCGGCGCCGCCACGGTCTCGATGCCTGCGGACATCGTGCTGCCGCAGTTCGACGCCGGCTATGCCAACACCACGATCAACGGCGTCGAATACCGGGTCCGCACCGTGACCACGGGATCGGCGTCGATCGCGCTCGGCGCGCCACTGGCCGAGGCGCAACGGCAGATCCGCACGCTGCACATCCGCATCCTGGCCATCTGCAGCGGCGTCATCCTCGGCACGTTCCTGGTCGGCGGCTCGATGTGGTTCGTGATGATCAACCCGTTCCGGAAACTCGCGCAGCAGGCCCGGCAGATCAACGCGCAGTCGAAGCCCGAAGAGGTCCACGTGCGGGGCGTCTCGGAGGCCGTGGAGATCGCCGAGGCCGTCGAGGGCATGCTGGCCCGCATCGGTGAGGAGCAGGAACGCACCAAGGCCGCGCTGGAGTCGGCCCGTGACTTCGCATCGGTGGCATCGCACGAATTGCGCACGCCGTTGACCGCGATGCGCACCAACCTCGAGGTGCTGTCCACGCTGGATCTCGAGGCGGAGCAGCGCGCCGAAGTGATCGGTGACGTCATGCGTACCCAGAGCCGCATCGAGGCGACGCTGACGGCACTGGAACGGCTCGCCCAGGGCGAGCTGACCACCGCCGACGACCTGGTGCCCGTCGACATCACCGAGTTGCTCGACCGGGCCGCTCACGATGCGGTGCGGGTGTACCCCGACCTCAACGTCGCCCTGGTGCCGTCCCCGACGGTGCTGATGCTGGGGCTGCCCGTCGGGCTCCGGCTGGTCGTCGACAACGCGATCGCCAACGCCGTCAAACACGGTGGCGCGACCAGGGTGCAGCTGTCCGCGGTCAGCTCGCACGACGGGGTGCAGATCGCCATCGACGACAATGGCACCGGCGTACCGGAACACGAACGTGACGCGGTGTTCCACCGTTTCGCGCGCGGATCCACCGCGTCACATTCAGGTTCCGGCCTCGGTCTCGCCTTGGTCGCGCAGCAGGCCGAACTGCACGGTGGCACAGCGTCTTTGACGCAGAGTCCACTCGGCGGTGCCCGGCTGCTGCTGGAGCTGCCGGCGCCGCGCCCGCACTCGGACTGA
- the aceA gene encoding isocitrate lyase ICL2 codes for MTLEAVATSFEQNVADVQEYFDSPRFDGITRLYTARQVVEQRGTIPSDYPVARQAAEAFYPRLRELFAQKKSITTFGPYSPGQAVVMKRIGIEGIYLGGWATSAKGSISEDPGPDLASYPLSQVPDEAAGLVRALLTADRNQQYLRLQMTEEQRAATPAIDYRPFIIADADTGHGGDAHVRNLIRRFVESGVPGYHIEDQRPGTKKCGHQGGKVLVPSDEQLKRLNTARFQLDMMGVPGIIVARTDAEAANLIDSAADERDQPFLLGATNLNIPSYKSCFLAMVRRFHDKGVTDLRGHLLYALPEGQYATAEAWLDSHGIAGLIDEAAASWDQNSGQSVDSVFDKVESKFVEAWQADSGLNTYCEAVAEVLQFRAKEGEATTVSPEEWRKFAARASLYAAREKARELGADVAWDCELAKTPEGYYQVRGGIPYAIAKSLAAAPFADILWMETKTADLADAREFAEAIHAEFPDQMLAYNLSPSFNWDTTGMTDDEMRAFPEELGKMGFVFNFITYGGHQVDGVACEEFATSLRQEGMLALARLQRKMRLVESPYRTPQTLVGGPRSDAALAASSGRTATTKAMGAGSTQHQHLVQTEVPKKLLEEWLAMWSDHYQIGEKLHVQLRPRRAGSDVLDLGIYGSGDEPLANVVVDPIKDRYGRNILTVRDQNTFAEKLRQKRLMDLIHVWLIHRFKSEIVYYVTPTEDNIYQTEKMKSHGLFSNVYQEVGEIIVADVNKARIDELLAPDREALGRLIRKED; via the coding sequence ATGACTCTCGAAGCAGTTGCGACGTCTTTCGAGCAGAACGTCGCCGACGTGCAGGAGTATTTCGACAGCCCCCGTTTCGACGGCATCACGCGGCTCTACACCGCGCGTCAGGTCGTCGAACAGCGCGGCACCATCCCGTCCGACTACCCGGTGGCCCGGCAGGCCGCCGAGGCGTTCTACCCGCGGCTGCGCGAACTGTTCGCGCAGAAGAAGAGCATCACGACGTTCGGGCCGTACTCCCCCGGCCAGGCCGTGGTGATGAAGCGGATCGGCATCGAAGGCATCTACCTCGGTGGCTGGGCCACCTCGGCCAAGGGCTCCATCAGCGAGGACCCCGGGCCCGACCTGGCGAGCTACCCGCTGAGTCAGGTGCCCGACGAGGCCGCCGGCCTGGTGCGTGCCCTGCTGACCGCGGACCGCAACCAGCAGTACCTGCGGCTGCAGATGACCGAGGAACAGCGGGCCGCCACCCCGGCTATCGACTACCGGCCGTTCATCATCGCCGACGCCGACACCGGCCACGGTGGAGATGCCCACGTACGCAACCTGATTCGCCGTTTCGTCGAGTCGGGCGTCCCCGGTTACCACATCGAGGACCAGCGGCCCGGCACCAAGAAGTGCGGCCACCAGGGCGGCAAGGTGCTGGTGCCGTCGGACGAACAGCTCAAGCGCCTCAACACCGCGCGCTTCCAGCTCGACATGATGGGCGTGCCGGGAATCATCGTGGCGCGCACCGACGCCGAGGCCGCCAACCTCATCGACAGCGCAGCCGACGAGCGTGATCAGCCGTTCCTGCTGGGCGCCACCAACCTCAACATCCCGTCCTACAAGTCGTGTTTCCTGGCGATGGTGCGCCGCTTCCACGACAAGGGCGTCACCGACCTACGCGGACACCTGCTCTACGCGTTGCCCGAAGGGCAGTACGCCACCGCGGAGGCGTGGCTGGACAGCCATGGCATCGCGGGCCTCATCGACGAGGCGGCCGCGTCCTGGGACCAGAATTCCGGGCAGTCCGTCGACTCGGTTTTCGACAAGGTCGAGTCGAAGTTCGTCGAAGCGTGGCAGGCGGATTCGGGGCTCAACACCTACTGCGAGGCGGTGGCCGAAGTACTGCAGTTCCGCGCCAAGGAGGGCGAGGCCACCACGGTGAGCCCCGAGGAGTGGCGCAAGTTCGCGGCCCGCGCCTCGCTGTACGCGGCGCGTGAGAAGGCCCGCGAACTCGGTGCCGACGTGGCATGGGATTGTGAGCTCGCCAAGACCCCCGAGGGCTATTACCAGGTGCGCGGCGGCATCCCGTACGCGATCGCGAAATCCCTTGCGGCCGCGCCCTTCGCGGACATCCTGTGGATGGAGACCAAGACCGCGGACCTGGCCGACGCCCGGGAATTCGCGGAGGCCATCCATGCCGAATTCCCCGACCAGATGCTGGCGTACAACCTGTCGCCGTCGTTCAACTGGGACACCACGGGCATGACCGACGACGAGATGCGGGCATTCCCAGAGGAACTCGGCAAGATGGGGTTCGTCTTCAACTTCATCACCTACGGCGGCCACCAGGTGGACGGTGTCGCGTGCGAGGAGTTCGCGACATCCCTGCGCCAGGAGGGCATGCTGGCGCTGGCCCGTCTGCAACGGAAGATGCGGCTCGTCGAATCTCCCTACCGCACACCGCAAACCCTCGTCGGCGGGCCGCGCAGCGATGCCGCGCTGGCCGCGTCGTCGGGCCGGACCGCGACCACCAAGGCGATGGGTGCCGGCTCCACGCAGCATCAGCACCTGGTCCAGACCGAGGTGCCCAAGAAGCTCCTCGAAGAGTGGCTGGCCATGTGGAGTGATCACTACCAGATCGGCGAGAAGTTGCACGTGCAGCTGCGTCCCCGTCGCGCCGGTTCCGACGTCCTGGATCTGGGCATCTACGGCAGCGGTGACGAGCCACTGGCGAACGTCGTCGTCGACCCGATCAAGGACCGGTACGGCCGCAACATCCTCACGGTGCGCGACCAGAACACCTTCGCCGAGAAGCTGCGGCAGAAGCGGCTGATGGATCTGATCCACGTCTGGCTGATCCACCGGTTCAAGTCGGAGATCGTCTACTACGTGACGCCGACCGAGGACAACATCTACCAGACCGAGAAGATGAAGTCGCACGGCCTGTTCAGCAACGTCTACCAGGAGGTCGGTGAGATCATCGTCGCCGACGTGAACAAGGCACGGATCGACGAACTGCTGGCACCGGACCGCGAGGCTCTCGGCCGCTTGATCCGCAAGGAGGACTAG
- a CDS encoding tautomerase family protein, giving the protein MPSSLIEVRRRYSQSDEVALIDAVHGALVAAFRIPVGDKHVRLVAHEPHRVSHAPHLAHPERYTLVTIDCFAGRSVAAKRELYRQIVRGLAAFDIPADHITILLRESALENWGIRGGQAACDVGLGFDVNV; this is encoded by the coding sequence ATGCCGAGTTCCCTGATCGAGGTCCGACGCCGGTACAGCCAGTCTGACGAGGTCGCGCTCATCGACGCCGTCCACGGTGCGCTGGTAGCCGCGTTCCGGATCCCGGTCGGCGACAAACACGTCCGGCTGGTGGCCCATGAGCCGCACCGGGTTTCGCACGCGCCGCATCTCGCGCACCCCGAGCGGTACACCCTGGTGACCATCGACTGTTTCGCCGGCCGGTCGGTGGCTGCCAAGCGCGAGCTGTACCGACAGATCGTGCGCGGCCTGGCCGCCTTCGACATTCCGGCCGACCACATCACGATCCTGCTGCGCGAGAGCGCGCTGGAGAACTGGGGCATCCGGGGCGGGCAGGCCGCCTGCGACGTCGGCCTCGGGTTCGATGTGAATGTCTGA
- a CDS encoding glutaminyl-peptide cyclotransferase, producing MTWLIPDALIVALSPMAVLPPVLLLLYSDRPRSTGLTYLCGWLVGMAAVISAVVLVSPVGQSHAAATSSRLQLGIGIVLVALGVVTWLRRRHYAQATGWLTRLQSASPLVTGVTGLVFAVANPKFILACVAGGVAIDALLTAPTEKAGAIGFFVALAGSTTAAPILAHLVASRYAEKGLERMRHWVQEHTAAITAVTLTAVGTLLIVVAGIPTAAADQVARLQPVVLERFDHDPVAFTEGMFVDGATLYESTGLEGKSELRELDADTGQLRRVVPLPPAYFGEGIADAGAHLWQLTYENGVAIEWDKATLTMLREVPLDGQGWGLCRAGDRLIRSDGSAVLRIHRLDDMRETGTLAVTYNGIRVPGLNSLDCVGNRIWANVFPTDQIIEVDAATGVVTAVVYATGLREAAWHGEAGVLNGIAHLGGPDGNGQFLVTGKYWPAVYRVRFDAATEAEIQVR from the coding sequence GTGACGTGGTTGATCCCCGACGCGCTCATCGTGGCGCTGTCTCCGATGGCGGTCCTGCCGCCGGTGCTGCTCCTGCTGTACTCGGACCGGCCCCGCAGCACCGGCCTGACGTACCTCTGCGGGTGGCTCGTCGGGATGGCCGCCGTCATCAGCGCAGTGGTGCTGGTCTCGCCCGTCGGGCAGTCCCACGCCGCCGCGACCAGTTCCCGGTTGCAGCTCGGCATCGGCATCGTGCTGGTCGCGCTCGGTGTCGTCACGTGGCTGCGGCGCAGGCACTACGCGCAGGCGACGGGCTGGCTCACCCGGCTGCAGTCCGCGTCGCCACTGGTCACCGGCGTCACCGGGCTGGTCTTCGCCGTCGCGAACCCGAAGTTCATCCTGGCGTGCGTCGCGGGCGGCGTGGCCATCGACGCCCTGCTGACCGCACCCACCGAAAAAGCCGGTGCCATCGGCTTTTTCGTCGCCCTGGCCGGATCAACCACCGCCGCTCCCATCCTGGCGCACCTGGTGGCCTCGCGGTACGCCGAGAAGGGCCTGGAGCGGATGCGCCACTGGGTACAGGAACACACCGCCGCGATCACCGCCGTGACGCTGACGGCAGTCGGCACGCTCCTGATCGTGGTGGCCGGGATCCCCACCGCCGCGGCCGATCAGGTCGCCAGACTCCAACCCGTCGTACTCGAACGGTTCGATCACGACCCCGTCGCCTTCACCGAGGGCATGTTCGTCGACGGCGCGACGCTGTATGAGAGCACGGGTCTCGAAGGAAAATCCGAGCTGCGCGAACTGGACGCCGATACCGGACAGTTGCGTCGCGTGGTTCCGCTGCCGCCCGCCTATTTCGGTGAGGGCATCGCCGACGCCGGCGCGCACCTGTGGCAGCTGACCTACGAGAACGGCGTCGCCATCGAGTGGGACAAGGCCACGCTGACCATGCTGCGGGAGGTACCGCTCGACGGTCAGGGCTGGGGCCTGTGCCGCGCCGGCGACCGGTTGATCCGCAGCGACGGGTCCGCGGTACTGCGCATCCACCGACTCGACGACATGCGCGAAACCGGCACTCTGGCCGTGACCTACAACGGAATTCGCGTGCCGGGACTCAACAGCCTCGACTGCGTCGGCAACCGGATCTGGGCCAACGTGTTCCCCACCGACCAGATCATCGAGGTCGACGCCGCCACGGGCGTCGTCACGGCGGTCGTGTACGCCACCGGTCTGCGCGAGGCTGCCTGGCACGGCGAAGCCGGCGTGCTCAACGGCATCGCGCATCTCGGCGGGCCCGACGGCAACGGGCAGTTCCTGGTCACGGGCAAGTACTGGCCGGCCGTGTACCGGGTCCGGTTCGATGCGGCGACCGAAGCGGAAATTCAGGTGCGCTGA